The Impatiens glandulifera chromosome 8, dImpGla2.1, whole genome shotgun sequence genome includes a window with the following:
- the LOC124912236 gene encoding calcium-binding protein KIC-like, with the protein MAAGSKATTTTTTTPTGIVFEDFFPAMVEKLGADGFMDELCKGFRLLMDTEIGAITLESLKKNSELLGLGGMSNEELSSMLREGDLDGDGCLNQMEFCVLMLRLSPELMTESRTWLDQVMTQIDDE; encoded by the coding sequence ATGGCTGCCGGCAGCAAggctactactactactacaacTACCCCAACTGGTATAGTGTTCGAAGATTTCTTCCCAGCCATGGTAGAAAAGCTTGGAGCAGATGGATTTATGGATGAACTCTGTAAAGGGTTTCGTTTATTGATGGATACAGAGATAGGGGCCATAACACTTGAAAGCTTAAAGAAGAATTCTGAGTTACTTGGACTCGGTGGAATGTCTAATGAAGAACTGAGTTCGATGCTAAGAGAAGGTGATTTGGATGGCGATGGTTGTTTGAATCAGATGGAGTTTTGTGTTCTTATGCTTAGACTTAGTCCTGAACTCATGACTGAGTCAAGAACCTGGTTGGACCAGGTCATGACTCAAATCGATGATGAATAG
- the LOC124912898 gene encoding zinc finger protein CONSTANS-like, translated as MKKKCELCNSTAKVLCESDGAALCWDCDSNIHSSNFLFAKHIRSLLCNTCHSPTPWTGSGSTLSRTLSFCDSCILTAGEENKQHAAGEEQEQEQEQNTEHAQQEQQQEDDDDGDNQVVPIASYSIPIQPPSCSSSNTQDLRRKFRFR; from the coding sequence atgaagaagaaatgcGAACTCTGCAATTCAACAGCAAAAGTTCTATGCGAATCTGACGGCGCCGCCCTTTGTTGGGACTGTGATTCCAACATTCATTCCTCAAATTTCCTCTTCGCCAAACACATCCGGTCCCTCCTTTGTAACACCTGTCATTCCCCCACTCCCTGGACCGGTTCCGGTTCAACTCTCTCCCGAACTCTCTCCTTCTGTGACTCCTGCATACTCACCGCCggagaagaaaacaaacaacaTGCCGCCGGagaagaacaagaacaagaacaagaacaaaaCACAGAACACGCCCAACAAGAACAACAacaagaagatgatgatgatggagaCAATCAAGTTGTTCCCATAGCTTCATATAGTATTCCCATACAACCTCCCTCCTGTTCTTCTTCAAATACTCAAGATCTTCGCCGGAAGTTCAGATTCCGGTGA